Part of the Synergistes jonesii genome is shown below.
AATACTGCGTCTCCGCCGCCGACTATGTAGAGGGCGACGTCAAATACACCGGCGGCATAGTCGGCGCCTTCGGATTCGGCTACACGGAATGCTACTGGCTCAAGGTAAAAGAGGGGCAGCCGGATGGCGGCAATCCGTCGATGGGCTACGCCGAGCAGGGTAAAATAACAGACCCGGCGCTCCTGCCGGCGGCCGCCGTCGTCCTGGACACGGAAGGCTTCAAGACGTTAAAGACGGGCGAGAGCCGCGAGATAGAGGCGAAGGTCTATCCGCCGACCGCGGACGCCTCGGCGCTGCGCTACAGATGGACGCTCCCGGAGGGCCTTACGCTGCTCTCAGGCGCCGGCACCTCAAAGATAACGGTCCGCGCCGATAAAGAGGGCTTCTATCCGGTAAGCGCGGCGGTCACCGGCCTGCTGGGCGTCGGCGCGGAGAGCGCGGACATCGCCCTTACGCCGGGAGGCATACTGAAAGTCGCCTCCAAAAAGGTCGCCGTTGAAAAAATAATGATCGGCGGCAGCGCCGAGGCCATGAGAGAGGGCGAAAGCCGCACCTTTACTGCCGCCTGCACCCCCTCGGACGCCGAGGGCGATATAAAGTGGACGATAGCCGCGGCGGGCGGCGGCGCTCAGGACTCAGACGTACACCTCACGGAAAACGCCGGCGGCAGCGCGACGGTGACGCTGCGCCGCGCCGGCGGAACGTCAGGCGAATACAAGCTCACCGCGACCGACGAGGAGAGCGGCGTCTCGGCGTCGGTCACCCTCACCACTTCCGTAATAGAGGGAGAGGAGATATGGAGCATCCTGCCGATCGGCGACGTGATAACGGCCGACGTCGAGGCGGTAAAGGCGAACGGCATCAACTCATCGCAGCTCGACGACGTCGCAAAGAGCCTCGGCGCTTCGATGGGCTCCTTCAAGGTCAACGAGAGGGGCGTCGTCTACCTGGAAGACGCCGTCTTGCAGCGGGCGATCGTGGACGCCGTCTCCGACGACAGCGTCGCGCTCGACCGCGCGGTATCGCTGCCGCTCTTCAGGGCGCAACTTTCGACTGCCGGCGCTACGGCGGCTACGGCCTTCATAATAAGCGGCGACAGGCTGCTCGCCGATACGCCGCAGGAGGTCAGGCTCGTGAAGACGCGCCCCGACGGAACGGGAACGTTCTTCGCCTATGCAGCCGCCTCGGCAGACTACAAAGACGGACACTTCACGCTCCAGCGTATGGACGACGGCGTGATGGCGGCTGAAGAGGCCATAGAGGCGGACAAGAGCTACAAGCTCGTCGTCTACGTAAAGGACGGAGGGGATTACGACGTCGATTCCACGGAACGCTCCGTAGTAGACCCGCTGGCGGTCGTAAAGACGTCTAAGAAGTCCTCCGGCGGCTCGGGAGGCTGCAGCGCGGGATTCGGCGCGCTCGCGTTGCTGCCCGTCGCTTTCGCCGCCCTGCTGAGAAGGCGCGGCCGCAACGGCCGCCGTCAATAGAGCCGCCTCCGCACGCGCGAAGGCAAAGATTTTACTCTGCGAGAAGGGGCCGGTTTTTTCCGGCCTCTTCTTATATCATCCGCGCGAAAAACCACAGTTTGGGCCGCGCGCGATGAGACAGCTAAGAAAGACATGAATCCGCCATCTTTCACCGCCTCTATTATCGAAAAGATCATTGGCTTCGGCTTCTTTCTGTAAGCTGTAGAAGAGCCGGCCTGCGGACATACGGGCGGGCCCGCACAAAGCGCCGGCGTCGGAAGCGGCCGGCGACGCGCTTTTATGGCGCCGTCTCGGCACAATACGGAGAAATTTCCGCGCACGCAGCGCGGCGCCTTTCACGCGAAAGCCGGCGCAAAGGAGCGCCTTGTTATATAATTGGTCCATATGAACCGGCTGGGTGGAGTGCGTCGTGAAAGAGTGGAAAAATAAGGGGCTTTTCGCAAAGACTTTTTATTCTTTAAACGGGCTCAGGAGCGCGTTCGTCAATGAAAAGGCCGTGCGCCAGGAGGCTTTCGGCACAGCGGCCGCGACGCTGCTCGCGATAGCCATGCGGCGCGGCTGCGGCAGCGTCTTTCTCGTATTTCTCGCGTCGCTCTTCCCGATGGCGATAGAATTGATAAACACGGCGGTCGAAGAGTTCGTCGACGCGCACTTCGGCCCCGCCTACCGCGAGGAAGTGCGCGCGATAAAGGATACTCTTTCGGCCGCCGTCCTGCTTGCGCTTATTATAGGCTACGGCGTCTGCCTGAAAATCATTTTCTTTTAGCTCCGCGCCCGAGCCCCGAGAAGCTCAGGCTTTCCCCTTCTCCGTCACCTTCGTCGCCGTCTCCGCCGTCCTCTCCGCCCTCATCCTCCTCATCTTCGGGCGGCGCGTATTCCTCCTCTTCCTCTTCCCCACCGCCCATCAGCTGGGCCAGCTTGCTCTGCAGCATGTCCGACGCCGAGCCGCCCTTCACTTTAATAAAGGTGCGCAGCACTCCCTCGACGTAGTAATTGGTATCCGCGACAACCATTTCGCGGTTTTTTATTCTTTCGGCGTTTATTTCGCTGACGAAGCGCTCCTCCATCATGTCGGCCGGCGTGAAGGAGTCCTTCCCCTTTTTCTTGTTTTCTTTCTTGTCGCGCCCGGCCTCCGGCTTTTTGTTTTCCGAGTCCTCCTCTTTTACCGCAGAGCTTTCGGAAAGTTTTTCCTTATCTTTGTCGGTCGATTTATACGGCTTCTTTTTCTCCGGCGAATCTTTTTCGGGGCCGCCTATCTCGACGATTATCTGGTTGTTCGTCTCCTTCGCCGAAAGTTCCGTCACGAATTCTTTAAAGGTCGTAATCGCGCGTATGCCGGTTATAAGCGGCTCTTCCTCCGGCTCCTCTATGCCTCCGCCGCGCGCAGTAACTTCGCAGAAGGAGACGGCGTTCTCCGGAATCCTGAGCTCGAATGTCTTTTTGACGGGAGCCTTGCGCCACGGGCGGAAGGTCACGACGGCCTTTACCTTGTCGCCGGGAGAATATTCTTCTTTTTCATCCTCTATTTTGATCTTGTCGATGTAGACGACGCGCGGCGTTTTCGTCATTTCGACGTCCACGGTGACGCCGTAGGGGTTTATCTCCCTGAAGGGGTTTCGCGAGATGACCTTGCCGAGGGACTCTATCTCCTTCTGCATCGCCTTCACCGCGTCCTTCGGCGAATAGAAGATGTTGCGCCGCGTCCAGGAGGGCTTCATGTTGCCGCCTGAGACCGTATACGCTACGAGCGCAGTGCCGGCGCCCTTTCTTGCCCACAGGTCGTCGACGAGGCCGAGTATGCCGGCCGAGCCTATCTCGGGGCCGATGAAGGGGTCGGCGACGGTCTGAAAACGTTTCGTCTCTTTTTTTCTTTCGTCGACGTCGTGGAAGTTGACGGTATAGCTCGAAGCGGCGGCAAGCTGCCCTAAGCGCCCGCCTATCGCTTCCGGCCTGTCCTGCGTCACGACGCCGGCTATCTTTCCGAGATAGCCGAGCTTGAACGAGCTTTCAATGCTGGGGACGGTCCTCAGGATGCTGGCCTGCGTCATCGCGTAAGAGACGCCCCCCCTGTTGAACATCGGATGCGCGAAGGCGATGAAGCGCCCGTCCTTAGATACGGCCGTGAGCGTGCCTACGCCGCCGACCACGACGTCGCCCCACGCTATCGCGGCGCCTACCGCGGCGCCCGGCTCCGGCCGCCACCGCAGGTCTACCGGAGAGGAGCCAGCCGACTCGGAACCGAGCGGAATTATCGAAACGCCGAGCTTCTTGCCGAGGCGCGCCGCGTAGCGCGCGCTGACGCCGTCCGACGCCAGGGTCATCTTTTCCCGCGGGGCCCCGCTCCCGGAAGCTTCTTCGTCGAAATCTATCTTAACGTCGCCAGAAAGTATTTCTTTATCCTCCGACAGGGCGTCTCCCGATATAGTTTTATCTCCGGAGAGCGCGACGTCGCCGGAAGCCGTTTTACCGCCCGGCGCCGCCTTATCGCCGGACGCGGCTTTGTCCGCGGAGATGATTTTATCTGCCGACGCGGCTCCGCAGCCCGGCGCCCTGTCGTCGGACGCCGCGTCGCTTTCCGCGTCTTTTTTGTCCGCTTCGTCGGGAGGAAGCGGCGGCACGTCGAACCACGGCAGCTTCTGCCGCCATTCCATCGCTTTAAGCATCTCTTCGACGGGGGTCACGAGCCCCATGCTGCTGTCGGCGAAGGACCAGCTGTAGCCGATCGCGCCGATGAGCCTGCCGTCGACGTATACCGGCGAGCCGCTCATGCCGGCCGCGATTCCGCCGTTTTCACGGATATATTTGTCGAGGACTTCTACCATTATAAGATTGCGCGGCTTAGACTTGCTGGGGACGACGCCGACGATTTTAACCTTGAACGGCGTTATCTTTGTGCCCTGAAGAACGGTCTTCGCGTATCCGAGCATCCCCGGGCGGATCTGTGAAAGCGGCATCACCGGCTCCTTCGGCACGAAGCGCTCCTCCGCGCGTGCGCCGGAGGCGAGCAGCGCGGCCATCGCAAGCGCTGAAAGTATTTTTGCGGCTTTTTTCATTTTACTCTCCAAGGTTTTATTTTTCATTTTTCAAGAATCTGAGATAGGCCATTATCAGCTCGTCGATCCCCCCGTCGAGCACGGCCTGCACGTTTCCTATTTCGCAGCCGGAGCGGTGGTCCTTCACCAACTGAAAGGGCTGCAGCGTGTACGAGCGGATCTGGCTGCCCCACGCGATAGAGCGCTTCTCTCCCTGTATGCTTTCGAGCTGCTCGTGACGCTCGCGCAGCGAACGCTCGAAGAGCTTTGAGCGCAGCACCTGCATCGCCGTAGCGCGGTTCATGTGCTGCGAGCGCTCCGTCTGGCAGCTCACGACTATGCCCGTCGGCAGGTGCGTGATGCGCACCGCGCTGTCCGTCATGTTGACGTACTGGCCGCCGGCTCCGCTCGAACGGAAGGTGTCCATTTTCAGATCTTCCGGACGGATTTCTATCTCTACGCCGTCGGGCAGCACGGGCATCACCTCTACCGACGCGAAGCTCGTGTGCCGGCGCTTGGCCGAATCGAAAGGCGAAATGCGCACCAAGCGGTGGACGCCCTGCTCTCCCTTCAGGTAGCCGTAAGCGTAATTTCCCTTCACCGAAACTGTGACGCTTTTTATCCCGCCCTCCTGGTCGGGCAGCTCGTCTATCAGCTTGACGCCGTAGCCGCGGCTTTCGGCCCAGCGCATGTACATCCTGTACAGCATCTGCGCCCAGCTCTGCGAATCGAGGCCGCCGGCTCCCGCGTGGACCATCACTATCGCGTCGCCCGCGTCGTACTCTCCGTCGAGCAGTATCACTGTCTGATAATCCTCTATCGCCTTCTCAAGCTTTTCGGCGCGCGAATAAAATTCTTCCTCCAGCTCGGCGTCCTCTCCGTCGGCGAGCATTTCGGCTATCGCTTCGACCTCCTCGAACTCGCCCTTCATCTCGTTGGCCTTGTCGACGCGCGACTGCACGCACGATATTTCGCGCGTGACGGACTGGGCGTCGGGGGAGCTCCAGAAGCCCTCTTTTTCCACAGATTTATTGAGTTCTCTTAATTTGTTTTCGGCTCCGGGCAGGTCAAAGACTTTCACGCAGCTCATCGAACGATGAACGCAGGTTCGTCATGACGGTTGAAATAGGCAGCACGACCATCGATAACCCCTCCAAAAAATACGATTAGGTTTTTATTATAACCGCAAACCAATAAATGCGTATATAATGAAAGAGGAAATGTATTGAGGGGGGCGGCGTATGGCAAAAGCCAGCGAAGAGACAACGAGCCGCGCGAGGATTCTTGAAGCGCTCATCGCGGAGCGCGGCGGAATCGTCCCCGGCGCGCGGCTCGCACAGCGGCTCTCGGTCTCGAGGCAGGCGCTCGCAAAAAATATTTCGGCGCTCAAGGCCGAAGGCCTGCCGATCGAATCTCTTCCTCGGAGGGGCTACAGGCTGCCCGGCGTGGACGACGTGACTGCGCTAGCTCCGACGCTGATCGAATATTTTCTGAAGGACAACCCGATATTCAATAAATGCATATGCTTCGACGAGATCGACTCTACGCAGCGCGCGATAAAAAAGCTGGCGCGCGAAGGGCGCGAAGCTGGGATCGTCGTGCTCGCCGAGGCGCAGACCGACGGGCGCGGCCGCATGGGCAGAAGCTGGCAGAGCGTCGGCGGCAGGAATCTGACCTTCTCCGTGCTGCTGCGACCGGCGCTGCTTCCCGGCGAGGTGCAGCTTCTCAACCTCGCCGCCGGGCTCGCGCTGAAAAACGCGTTGCGCGAAGAGTGCGGCGTCGCGGCCGAGCTCAAATGGCCGAACGACGTGCTATGCCGTGGCAGAAAGCTCTGCGGAATCTTAAGCGAGTCCGCCGGCGAAGCAGAGCGGATATATTACGCGGTCACCGGCATAGGCGTCAACGTGAACATGGAGCCCGGGGAGATTCCCCAGGAGCTGCGCGGTAGCGCGACGTCGCTGCTGATCGAAAGCGGAAAAAGCTGGCCGCGCTGGAGGATACTCACGGCTTTCCTCGGCCGCTTCGCCGCGCTGCTCGAACTTCTTTCTTCCGGCGGCGGCGCCGAGGCGCTGCTTGAGCTCTACCGCGCCGGCTGCGACACGCTCGGGAGGGAGATAAAGGTCATCTGCGACGACGGGAGCGTGACCGGCACGGCTTCGGGCGTCACCGCCCAGGGCGCGATAATCGTAAAGACGCGCGAAGGCGAAAAAACATTTGCCGCGGCGGATGTCGTTCATCTGCGCGCGGCCGGGGAGGCGAAGTAGATGAGGCTGACGGAACGCGCCAAAACAAGCGGCTGAGCGGCGAAGATCGCTCCGGCGGAGCTTGACGAAATTTTAAAGGGACTTCCGGTCCTCCATTCAGAGGAACTGCTCGCTTCGTGGACGCACGGAGAGGACGCGGCGCTATGGAAGATAACGGAAGAAAGGATCGGAATCCTCACGACGGACTTCATAACGCCCGTCGTCGACGATCCGCGCAGATACGGCGAGATAGCGGCGGCGAATTCACTCTCCGACATCTACGCGATGGGAGGGCGCCCGCTTATCGCGCTGAACATCGTCTGCTTCCCCACCTCCTGCGAGCCGATCGAGGTACTGCGTCAAATCCTCGACGGCGGCGCGCGCAAGGTGATCGAGGCGCAGGCGGTGCTCGCAGGCGGGCACAGCGTGCAGGACGAAGAACCGAAATACGGGCTCGCCGTCTTCGGCGAGGTGGAAAAAAGCGAAATGTGGACGGTCGGCGCGGCCAAGGCCGGCGACGTCCTGCTTCTCACAAAACCGGTAGGCACGGGCATAGCCGTCACCGCGATAAAGGCCGGCCTCTTCGCGCCGGAACACGTCGCTGCGGCCGAGAGCTCTATGGCTAAGCTAAACGCGGTGCCGCCGCTGCTGCCCGCGGAGCTGCGCCGCGCCGTGAGCGCCGCGACGGACCTGACGGGCTTCGGCCTCGCGTCGCATGCGCTCGACTTGGCGCCGGACGGGGTATCGCTGGAAATCGACTGCTCAAAGATTCCCCTTCTTCCGGGAATCTCCGAGATGGCCGACATGGGGCTCATCCCGGCCGGCTCGTACGAAAACAAAAATTATGTCGGCGGCAGGGTGACGAACAGCTCGAAGATCGGCAGATTCGCAGAGGATATCGCGTTCGACCCTCAGACCTCGGGCGGCCTGCTGGTAGCGGCGCCGCAGGACGCGGCGGAGGAGATCGTCAGGATAGTTAAAAATTCCGGCTTCCCCGACGCCGCGATAATAGGAAAATTTACCGAAGGGCGCGGCGGGCTTACGCTGAAATAGCCGTAAAGAGAATAATCAATAATCGAAAAAATCGGACGTCCGGGGCCGGACGTCCGATTTTTTATTCACACCGTACCGCGCCGCTATCCGAGCCTGTTGGCCCTCGAACACAGCAGCAGCGAGATCGCGAGAAAGACCAAATTCGCCACCCAGGCGGCCATAGCCGGGGGCAGCGAGCCGTTCTCGCCGAGCGCCTTGCTGAAGGACATGATGACGTAATAGACGAAAATGATTATCACGCTGAAGCCGAAGCCGACGCCTGAGCTTGCGCGCTGCGGGCGGCTTCCGAGAGCAGCGCCGAGTATCGCGAAGATCAGGCAGGCCCACGGGACCGCGAGACGCAGATGGAAAGCCATCCAAAGCTCTCCCGGGCTCTCGCCGAGCCTCTCCTTCAGCCGGATGAGCGAGAGGAGCTCCTTTATGCCCATTTCGTCCGGCTCCCTGTTCACGTTCTCGATATCCTCGGACCTGAGGTTGAGGCGCAGCGCCTGTCTGTCGAATTTGAAGAGGAGCCCCACTTCTTTCGTCTTTTTGCTTATCTCGTAGACGGCGCCGTTTATCAGCCACCAGCTGCCATCCTCCCACTTGCCGTCCAGCGAGGTGATGATTCTCGCAAGACGCCCCTGGTCGAATTCCTCGACCGTGACATCTTTCATGTCTTTCGTGTCGTTGTCCATCCTGTCTATGTAGATGACGCGCTTCACGACGCCGTCGCCCTCTTCTTTGATGAATATTTTCTGAGTGAAGAGGGGGGCGGACTCCCGCAGCACTTCATATTTCATGACGTTGGCCGCCGCCCTTTCGCTCAGCGGCACGACGCTTTCGTTTATTATGAAGGCTACTATCGATATAAAGAACGCCGCGACCGTTACTGGACGGACGATGCGCTGGAAGGATAGCCCGGCGGATTTCAGCGCGACGATCTCCGAGTTCGCGGAAAGTTTCCCGAAACCGAGCAGCGAAGCCAGAAGGCAGCTCATCGGAATCGTGAAGACGACGAGCCGCGGCATGTAGTAGACGAAGAGCCTTATCACGATGCCGACGGAGACGCCCTTCTGGATAATGAGGTCGGCCATCTGAAAGAGAAGGCCGCCCGCGACAAGTATCGTGGTGAAGGCGACGAGGCCGAAAAAGAACGGCGATTTCAGTTCGCCGAGAATATAGCGGTCCAGCACTCTGACCTTTAATGAGAAAACGTCATTTATCTTCATGTTCTTCCCCGTCATTCATCTTCAGTATATACTCCGCGCTCTCGCGGATCGCCCCGCGCCCCCCAGGCGCCTTTGCGACGAAATCGGCGGCCGCCCTGACGGAAGGATGCGCGTCGCCCACCGCTATGCCGAGCCCGGCCCATTTTACGCATTCTACATCGGGCGTGTCGTCGCCGGCGTACGCGGCTTCGTCCCTTGAGATATTCCAGCCGCCGCAGAGCTCGGAAAGCTCCTTCAGCTTATCGCTCGCTCCGTTGATGCAGCAGGATATTTTCAGATTGTCGGCCCTCTGCTGCGTGGGCGCCGAATAGCGCCCGCTGATGAAGACGACCTTCACCCCGCTTTTCAGCAGCATCGCTATCCCCTGTCCGTCCCTGACGTCGAAGCGCTTCAGCTCGCCGCCGCGGCCGTCCATATAGATTCCGCCGTCCGTCAGCGTGCCGTCGACGTCCATAGCGAAGAGCTTAATCAACTTTTTCTTCGCTCCCGTGCGTCCAGTCCTGCGTCATGCGCGGAGTGAGGCCGCGCTTGCTCGCTTCGGCGAAGTCAAGTATCATCTTCGCCTCCGCGTCTTCCGGATAGAGCTCGCCGATCCTCGCAAGCCCTTCTCTGTTCGTCAATCCCGAATTATAGATGATTCTGTACATTTCGCGAATCTTGGAGCGGGTCTTCATATCGAAACCCCTGCGCTTCAACCCGACCCTGTTGATGTCGTAGACGCGGAGCGGGATCCCCGCCGCCAGAGCATAGGGCGGCACGTCCTGCGTCACGCGCGACATTCCGCCGATCATGCAGTACGAGCCGACGCGCGTGAATTGGTGGAAGCCGCTCATACCGCCTATCACGACATAATCCCCGATCCAGACGTGCCCCGAAAGTCCGGTTTTGTTCGCGATCGTACATTCGCGCCCGACGGTGACGTTATGCGCAAAGTGCACGCCCTCCATTATAAGGCAGCCGTCGCCCACCGTCGTCGCTCCGCCCTCGCCGACCGCGCGGTTGATGGTCACGAATTCGCGGCACACGACGCCTTTCCCGATCTTCACGCGGGTCTCTTCGCCGCGGAAGCTGAGGTCCTGGGGCACCCCCCCTATCACCGCGTGCTCATATATCGTGCAGTTTTCTCCGAGCTCGGTATATTCGCAGACGCTCGCGAAGGGGCGCAGTACCGTGCCGTCGCCTATCTTCGTCTTCGCGTCCACTATGCAGTAGGCGCCGATCGTAACGTCCTCCCCGAGCTCCGCGCCCTTTTCAACTATCGCAGTCGGGTGTATTTGAACGCTCATGATGTCACTGCGCCTTCGCAGTCAATGTGAGATCCGGCGCGATCATAAAGCCCATCTCGGCCTCCGCTACCGTTTCACCGTCCACCTTAGCCACGAACTCAAATTTTCCGACGTTGCCGTGGCGCCTCTTGAGGCGCGCCGTAGTGCGCAGGCAGTCGCCGGGTCTGACCGGCTTGCGGAATTTCGCGTGGTCGACGGAGGTCAGATAGACGAGCTTTCTCTCTTTTCCGGAAAACTCCGGCTGCACCTTCAGAAGTATCGCGCCGACCTGTCCCATGGCTTCGAGTATCAGCACTCCCGGCATGATGGGCTCGTCGGGGAAATGTCCCTGGAAAAAGGGCTCGTTGTAGGTGACGTTTTTGTAGCCCGTAACTTCCTTGATTTCGTCGGTGTCCACGATCTCTTCTATTCTGTCGACAAGCAGAAAGGGGTAGCGGTGCGGCAAAAGATCCAGCAGCTGACTGATCTCTACTCTCATTGTTTTTCGTTTTCCTCCTCGTTATACTGCCTTCAATTATTATTCTGTCTGAAGAGCGTCCGCAGACGCCTCATAAGCTTCCCGTGGATGCTGTGCCCCGCGGCTACAGCGATATAATGCCCCGTCGGAACGCCTCCGACAAGAGCCATATCTCCGAGCAAGTCTATCACCTTATGGGTAACGCATTCAAGCGGGAAGCGCAATTCCTGGCCGCCGACGAGTCCCTTTTCATCGAAGAGCAGGGCGTTGCCGAGCGTTCCACCCTTCGCCAGGCCGTTTTTCTTCAGGAAATCGAGCTCGTACGTCAGCCCGAACGTGCGCGCCTTTGAAATTATATTATAAAATAGCTCCGGCGTAACGTCATATTTTACCAACTGAGTGCCTATAGGAGTGCCGGGATAGTCTATAACGTAAGTCACCGAGAGCTTTTCAGAAGGAGCGGCTGTCAGGGAGCGGCTGCCGCCGTTTTCCTCGACGACCACAGGATAGGAAATCGAGCGGCGCGGTGCGGCTTTACCAGTTTCGCATGTGCCGCACTCCTTTATAGCTTCCGCAAAGGGAAACGCGCTGCCGTCCATTATGGGAACTTCCGTGCCTTCAAGCTCGATTTCGACGGCGTCCAGCCCCATTCCGGCGATCGCGGCGAGAAGGTGCTCCGCGGTCCGCACGGTCAAGCCGTTAGGAAGCGAAAAGGCCGTCAGGCGGCTCTCTTCTTCGACTACGGCCTCCGCGGCGGAAGAGAGCCCGTCCCTGCCGCGGAAATAAATGCCGGCGCGCTCGCATGGGCGCAGCCGAAGAGATGAACTTTCGCCCGAGTGAAGCCCCGTGCCGGATATTTTTATCTCGCCCTTAAGCGTCAGCATCTTTTTCGTTCTCGATCTTTTCTATTTTTTTCGCAAGCTCGCGCAGCTGACGAGAAAGCTCCGGCAGACGGCGGACGGCCGCCTGCTGGCGCAGCTCCAGCTTGTGATTTTGCGCAGGGAAGCCGGAGACGGTCGAGCCGGCCGGGACGTCGCACACGACGCCTCCGCGTCCGCCGACGGTGCAGCCGTCGCCTATCGTCGAGTGATTCGAAGCGCCTGACTGAGCCGCCATTATGACGCCTTTGCCGATCTTTGTACTGCCGGCGATGCCGGACTGGGCGACGATGATCGTATAGGCGCCTATCTCGCAATTGTGCCCTATCTTCACCTGGCTGTCGATTTTCGTCATGGCGCCGACGTGGGTCTCGCCGAAGGTCGCACGGTCTATCGAAGTGCAGGCCCCGACTTCGACGCCGTCGTCGAGGCGCACCGTTCCGATCTGCGGAATCTTTACCATGCCGGCCTTGGGGTCCGGCACGAAGCCGAAGCCCTCGCAGCCTATCACCGCGTTCGAATGGAGCACACAGCCTTTGCCTATCTTCGAGCGGCGATAGACGACGACGCCCGGCTCTATGACGCAGCCCGCGCCGATCTCCGCCTCTTCACAGATGACCGCGTTCTCCATTATCACGCTATTTTCTCCGATTTTAGCGCCGGACCTTATCACCGCCCCCGCGGCTATCGAAACGTTTTCCGCTATTTCCGCGTCCGGCGCAACGACGGCCCTACCGGAAACGCCGGAGGAGGCGGCCGGCTCGTCGCCAAGAAAGGCGAGCAGCGCGATAAGGGCGACGCGCGGTTCATCTGTTTCGACA
Proteins encoded:
- a CDS encoding SpoIVB peptidase S55 domain-containing protein is translated as MKKAAKILSALAMAALLASGARAEERFVPKEPVMPLSQIRPGMLGYAKTVLQGTKITPFKVKIVGVVPSKSKPRNLIMVEVLDKYIRENGGIAAGMSGSPVYVDGRLIGAIGYSWSFADSSMGLVTPVEEMLKAMEWRQKLPWFDVPPLPPDEADKKDAESDAASDDRAPGCGAASADKIISADKAASGDKAAPGGKTASGDVALSGDKTISGDALSEDKEILSGDVKIDFDEEASGSGAPREKMTLASDGVSARYAARLGKKLGVSIIPLGSESAGSSPVDLRWRPEPGAAVGAAIAWGDVVVGGVGTLTAVSKDGRFIAFAHPMFNRGGVSYAMTQASILRTVPSIESSFKLGYLGKIAGVVTQDRPEAIGGRLGQLAAASSYTVNFHDVDERKKETKRFQTVADPFIGPEIGSAGILGLVDDLWARKGAGTALVAYTVSGGNMKPSWTRRNIFYSPKDAVKAMQKEIESLGKVISRNPFREINPYGVTVDVEMTKTPRVVYIDKIKIEDEKEEYSPGDKVKAVVTFRPWRKAPVKKTFELRIPENAVSFCEVTARGGGIEEPEEEPLITGIRAITTFKEFVTELSAKETNNQIIVEIGGPEKDSPEKKKPYKSTDKDKEKLSESSAVKEEDSENKKPEAGRDKKENKKKGKDSFTPADMMEERFVSEINAERIKNREMVVADTNYYVEGVLRTFIKVKGGSASDMLQSKLAQLMGGGEEEEEEYAPPEDEEDEGGEDGGDGDEGDGEGESLSFSGLGRGAKRK
- a CDS encoding biotin--[acetyl-CoA-carboxylase] ligase, which translates into the protein MAKASEETTSRARILEALIAERGGIVPGARLAQRLSVSRQALAKNISALKAEGLPIESLPRRGYRLPGVDDVTALAPTLIEYFLKDNPIFNKCICFDEIDSTQRAIKKLAREGREAGIVVLAEAQTDGRGRMGRSWQSVGGRNLTFSVLLRPALLPGEVQLLNLAAGLALKNALREECGVAAELKWPNDVLCRGRKLCGILSESAGEAERIYYAVTGIGVNVNMEPGEIPQELRGSATSLLIESGKSWPRWRILTAFLGRFAALLELLSSGGGAEALLELYRAGCDTLGREIKVICDDGSVTGTASGVTAQGAIIVKTREGEKTFAAADVVHLRAAGEAK
- the fabZ gene encoding 3-hydroxyacyl-ACP dehydratase FabZ produces the protein MRVEISQLLDLLPHRYPFLLVDRIEEIVDTDEIKEVTGYKNVTYNEPFFQGHFPDEPIMPGVLILEAMGQVGAILLKVQPEFSGKERKLVYLTSVDHAKFRKPVRPGDCLRTTARLKRRHGNVGKFEFVAKVDGETVAEAEMGFMIAPDLTLTAKAQ
- the selD gene encoding selenide, water dikinase SelD, whose amino-acid sequence is MRLTERAKTSGUAAKIAPAELDEILKGLPVLHSEELLASWTHGEDAALWKITEERIGILTTDFITPVVDDPRRYGEIAAANSLSDIYAMGGRPLIALNIVCFPTSCEPIEVLRQILDGGARKVIEAQAVLAGGHSVQDEEPKYGLAVFGEVEKSEMWTVGAAKAGDVLLLTKPVGTGIAVTAIKAGLFAPEHVAAAESSMAKLNAVPPLLPAELRRAVSAATDLTGFGLASHALDLAPDGVSLEIDCSKIPLLPGISEMADMGLIPAGSYENKNYVGGRVTNSSKIGRFAEDIAFDPQTSGGLLVAAPQDAAEEIVRIVKNSGFPDAAIIGKFTEGRGGLTLK
- the prfB gene encoding peptide chain release factor 2 (programmed frameshift), which translates into the protein MVVLPISTVMTNLRSSFDELRESLDLPGAENKLRELNKSVEKEGFWSSPDAQSVTREISCVQSRVDKANEMKGEFEEVEAIAEMLADGEDAELEEEFYSRAEKLEKAIEDYQTVILLDGEYDAGDAIVMVHAGAGGLDSQSWAQMLYRMYMRWAESRGYGVKLIDELPDQEGGIKSVTVSVKGNYAYGYLKGEQGVHRLVRISPFDSAKRRHTSFASVEVMPVLPDGVEIEIRPEDLKMDTFRSSGAGGQYVNMTDSAVRITHLPTGIVVSCQTERSQHMNRATAMQVLRSKLFERSLRERHEQLESIQGEKRSIAWGSQIRSYTLQPFQLVKDHRSGCEIGNVQAVLDGGIDELIMAYLRFLKNEK
- a CDS encoding KdsC family phosphatase codes for the protein MIKLFAMDVDGTLTDGGIYMDGRGGELKRFDVRDGQGIAMLLKSGVKVVFISGRYSAPTQQRADNLKISCCINGASDKLKELSELCGGWNISRDEAAYAGDDTPDVECVKWAGLGIAVGDAHPSVRAAADFVAKAPGGRGAIRESAEYILKMNDGEEHEDK
- a CDS encoding LptF/LptG family permease, producing the protein MKINDVFSLKVRVLDRYILGELKSPFFFGLVAFTTILVAGGLLFQMADLIIQKGVSVGIVIRLFVYYMPRLVVFTIPMSCLLASLLGFGKLSANSEIVALKSAGLSFQRIVRPVTVAAFFISIVAFIINESVVPLSERAAANVMKYEVLRESAPLFTQKIFIKEEGDGVVKRVIYIDRMDNDTKDMKDVTVEEFDQGRLARIITSLDGKWEDGSWWLINGAVYEISKKTKEVGLLFKFDRQALRLNLRSEDIENVNREPDEMGIKELLSLIRLKERLGESPGELWMAFHLRLAVPWACLIFAILGAALGSRPQRASSGVGFGFSVIIIFVYYVIMSFSKALGENGSLPPAMAAWVANLVFLAISLLLCSRANRLG
- a CDS encoding diacylglycerol kinase; the protein is MKEWKNKGLFAKTFYSLNGLRSAFVNEKAVRQEAFGTAAATLLAIAMRRGCGSVFLVFLASLFPMAIELINTAVEEFVDAHFGPAYREEVRAIKDTLSAAVLLALIIGYGVCLKIIFF
- the lpxA gene encoding acyl-ACP--UDP-N-acetylglucosamine O-acyltransferase — its product is MSVQIHPTAIVEKGAELGEDVTIGAYCIVDAKTKIGDGTVLRPFASVCEYTELGENCTIYEHAVIGGVPQDLSFRGEETRVKIGKGVVCREFVTINRAVGEGGATTVGDGCLIMEGVHFAHNVTVGRECTIANKTGLSGHVWIGDYVVIGGMSGFHQFTRVGSYCMIGGMSRVTQDVPPYALAAGIPLRVYDINRVGLKRRGFDMKTRSKIREMYRIIYNSGLTNREGLARIGELYPEDAEAKMILDFAEASKRGLTPRMTQDWTHGSEEKVD